GCAGATCCGCCAGCTTCGCCTTGTTCTCCGGCTTCAGCAGATCCTCAACGGTGCCCGCGGGCAGTTTCTTGAACGCTTCGTCCGTGGGCGCGAAGACTGTGAAAGGGCCCGTGCCTTTCAATGTTTCGACCAGATCAGCCGCTTTAACGGCGGCGACCAAGGTCTTGAAACTGCCCGCCGCGACGGCGGTATCGACGATGTCTTTCTTCTCTTGGGCCGTGGCGATGCCGCCGGCGACAAGGAAGACCAATGCTGACTGTAGGAGTTTCTTCATGGTAACTTTCGTTTGGTTGGGATT
This is a stretch of genomic DNA from Luteolibacter rhizosphaerae. It encodes these proteins:
- a CDS encoding fasciclin domain-containing protein, encoding MKKLLQSALVFLVAGGIATAQEKKDIVDTAVAAGSFKTLVAAVKAADLVETLKGTGPFTVFAPTDEAFKKLPAGTVEDLLKPENKAKLADLLTYHVVAGKVPSTDAVKLTKATAVNKKDIMLSVKGDTLTLNGSAKVTKADIEASNGVIHVIDTVIMPPAK